The nucleotide sequence atatatatatatatatacttgtAATCATTGATTATTTGGTTGATTGATTGATTGAATGCTGTTACATATTgaattctaataaatttatgaATATGGATTTTTGGATTCTCAATCAGTATGCTAGTAGTTATATGGTATGGTGAGATCGGATTTTGTTAGATGCTCAACTAgtaaagtatatatatcagATGGGATTCTTGCAACAAACCCTACGCCCAATCTTATTATCTCATCAGCTTCAAAGTTGGGCATATCTCTTGTTAGCAAATTCATTGGATAATCTGATTCCATTATTTTGTCTCGGTTGGTTACTAATAGTGAAACcacaaataatatattcatatgAAAGCCATATGCAAACATAAAATCCCATAGTTTACATACTTGATCTAATGGTTTGTTACAACTTGAGAGTGTCAATATAGATGGCAACCCGTATATCTCTGCTGTTAGCAGGTTATCACTTAAAAACTTGCTTAATTTTGGATCGATGATTTTTAAACATATATCTAGTAATTTGGCACCATTGTGTGCACCTGAGATATTGCTGTTAATGTACGTCggtattatattataacaTAGTGAtgaaaacaattgaaaagcCATGGATTCTGAAGGACAGGAGTATAATAGCGGTGCCAATATCAGATTCATGCCTTGAACATATGTGCTGACTTGTCTATTGTTTCTATTTCTTGAATTAGCATAActtgaagaattattttcatccAATGACGTATTGGCATCATTTCCAtcataattattaatatgttcttcttcctctGCTCTCTGTAGTGTCTGCCATGCAAAACATGAAAGACATCTTATCAGAGACTCTTCTGAAACTGTCTTCTTAAAAATGGGGTCCGTTTGTAATGTTCTGAATGTATCGTTCTTgattttttgtaaaataacAGGAGGGCAAGGGCCCAGTTGCACTAGAGCCATATACAATTGTGTTGACCTTTCCATGGAGGTCTGGGATAGAATTGACCAAACGTTAGACCGGAGCCTCTGTTCTCTTTTATTTGTAGCCACAGGCAACCCTTCGcataaaatcaaatatcGAAGTTGCGACAATGATGATTGGATAAGCAAAGGAGATTGTTCGATAAACTGTTCAATTGATGACATTTTCGTGTACCATAAGTATTTTGATCCTGTCTTGTATACCACTTTTTGCCCAATCTAGATgaaacaaattcaaaataaagtTATCTTATTAAGGCTCACTGCTAGACTTGCACTGCCAATTGTAAACTAgttcaaatattaacagCACTCACGCTTATTCAAGGAAtgttttctttgaattCCAGAACATACTTGTATTTAAAGAGATGTTTATTTATGTTTTAAAGTTCGTGTTTATTATGGTGAACCGCTTATTGCACGAAAATGATGACAAGAGACAACAGTGTCAAGACACCTCTCGACGACACAAATTGTCAAAGGGATGACAGTAAAGTGATACATTATGATGAATGACGGTGGATATTAGCAATGACATAGTTATCAATTCTGGAGTTTTGGAATTTATCTATTTAGGTTTCTAAATATTAGATGAGTTTATGTAGAAAAATTGGTTCTTGCTGATGGAGAGGGTCTATTTGAATGTTTTACCGAAGAATATCATTTGAAACTGATCATAGAGGGAGATGACACCTGCTGCTGCTACACTTCTGAATATATTTGCCCCACACCCCTTAAAGAGGGAAGCGGAGCCCTCAGTTTTCAAGATTTGCTGGAAGCAGTCGTAAGAGCCCTTGTATTTGACGGTTTGACCAGAAGTCATCATCATTCTCCTTCGAACGGTATCAAGCGGGTACGATATGGTAGAGGCAGTAATAGTGATGATCCAACCAAGCATAAACGATGCAGTAAAGGAGTTAGACATCTTGCCCA is from Tetrapisispora phaffii CBS 4417 chromosome 14, complete genome and encodes:
- the BUB2 gene encoding Bub2p (similar to Saccharomyces cerevisiae BUB2 (YMR055C); ancestral locus Anc_2.620), giving the protein MSSIEQFIEQSPLLIQSSLSQLRYLILCEGLPVATNKREQRLRSNVWSILSQTSMERSTQLYMALVQLGPCPPVILQKIKNDTFRTLQTDPIFKKTVSEESLIRCLSCFAWQTLQRAEEEEHINNYDGNDANTSLDENNSSSYANSRNRNNRQVSTYVQGMNLILAPLLYSCPSESMAFQLFSSLCYNIIPTYINSNISGAHNGAKLLDICLKIIDPKLSKFLSDNLLTAEIYGLPSILTLSSCNKPLDQVCKLWDFMFAYGFHMNILFVVSLLVTNRDKIMESDYPMNLLTRDMPNFEADEIIRLGVGFVARIPSDIYTLLVEHLTKSDLTIPYNY